The region CCAAGGCTCGATTACAGTCGGCCAATGCCGCCATGCAGGAGGCCGAAGCCGAGGTGGACGCGGCCCGTTCCCTGGTGGTCCAACGCAACGCGGCCTTGTCTTCCAATCGCTCCGAGCTGGCGCAGGCCAGGGCCGGAGTGGACGAATATACCGCCGGACACAGCCGTGATGAAAACGATTTCAAGCGCATGAACGAGATGGTCGAGGCCGGTGCCGTATCCCGGCAGGAATACGACCATGCCCGTGCGCAGGCCGCTGTTTCCAAGGCCAAACTGGTGTCCGCAAGAAAGAAGATCGACACCCAGTCCGCCCAGATCCGGCAGGCCGTGGCTTCGGCGCAGGCCGCCGAGGATGAACTGCTTCAGGCCCAGGCCGTGGTGGACAAGCGGCGCGCAGAGGCCAGCGAGGCGGAGGCTCAGGTGCGCCAGGCCGAGCTGGATCTGTCCTACACCCGGATCACCGCGCCCTGCGCGGGCTACGTGACCAAGAAGTCGGTGGAGCCCGGAGCCTACGTTCAGGTGGGTCAGCAACTGTTGTCCGTGGTCGGAAGTGACGTGTGGGTCGTGGCCAACTTCAAGGAAACCCAGATTTCCGGCATGAAGCCCGGCCAGTCCGTGGACATCGAGGTGGACGCCTACCCCGATGTGGTTTTCAAGGGCCACGTGGATTCCATCCAGCGCGGCACCGGTTCCCGGTTCACCTTGCTGCCTCCCGAGAACGCCACCGGCAACTTCATCAAGGTCGTTCAGCGCGTGCCGGTGAAGATCGTCCTGAATCAGGAAAACGGCAGCAGCGGTTATCTCCTGGCTCCGGGCATGTCCGTAATACCCGATGTGAATCTGGCCGACGGCGCGGACCATGACGGTCTGGCCACAGCGATGCAATAGCCATGAGCATGTATAAGGACCCGGAGGAGATGACTCCGGCCGAACGGTGGACCATCGCCTCCACCGTGGTGTTCGGCGCGTTCATGGCGGTCATGGATACCAGCGTTGTCAACGTGTCCATGCCCCACATGATGGGCAGCTTCGGCTCCGACCTGTCGGCCATCACCTGGGTGGCCACCAGCTACTCCATCGCCGAGATCATCATGGTGACCATGTCCGGCTGGTGGAGCGCGCTGCTTGGCCGCAAGAACTACTACCTGGCCTCGTTCGCCCTGTTCACCATCGGCTCGATCCTCTGCGGCACGGCCACCACTTTTCCGCAGATGATCATCTATCGGGTCCTTCAGGGCATCGGCGGCGGAGCGCTCATCCCCATTTCGCAGGCCATCCTGCGGGAGACCTTTCCTCCGGCCCAGCAGGGCATGGCCATGGCCCTGTACGGCATGGGCGTGGTTCTCGCCCCGGCGCTCGGCCCCATCTGCGGCGGCTGGCTGACGGACGCCTGGGGCTGGCCCTGGATTTTCTACATCAACGTACCCATCTGTGCTCTGGGCATGCTCCTGACCATGCGCTTCATCCATGACCCGCCGTATCTGCGTCGCGGCATCCGTTCCGTGGACTGGCTGGGCATCGGCCTGCTGACCGTCTGTCTGACCGGCATGCAGGTGGTCCTCGAGCGGGGCAACGACGAAAACTGGTTCGAGTCCTCCATGATCGTCTGGTGGACCGTGGCCACCTGCGTCTCCCTGGTCATCCTGATCTTCTGGGAACTGCGAAGCAAGGAGCCGGTGGTCAACTTCCGCGTGCTCAAGGACCGCAATCTGGTGCTCGGCTCGATTATCGGGTTGGTCTTTGGCGTATCCCTGTTCGGGACCACCTTTGTCCTGCCCCAGTTCACCCAGCGCATTCTCGGCTATCCGGCCTTTGAGTCCGGTCTGGTCCTCGCCCCGCGCGCCCTGGTTCTGCTGCTGTGCATGCCGTTCGCCGGTTGGGCCTTCCAGCGGGTCGGGGCCAAGCCCCTGCTTCTGGCCGGTCTGGGAATCATCATCCTGGCCTACTACCAGCTCATGCAGCTCTCGACCACGGCCGGGTATCTGGACCTCATCCCGCCCCTGATCATCATGGGCGTCGGCATGCCGTTCATGTTCGTGCCGCTGTCAACGGTATCCCTGATGACCGTGGACAAAAGCCAGATGACGGACGCCTCGTCCATCTACACCCTGACCAGGCGAGTGGGGGGAAATATCGGCTACAGCCTTGCCGCCGTACTGCTCGATCGGGGCGAGGCCATCCACCGCGTCTATCTGACCGAGCACGTCAGCCGACTGAGCCAGGCCACCCAGGAGTTTCTGGCCCGGACCGTGGACGCGCTGATCGCCAAGGGAGTGGGGTCGGTCCACGCCACGCAGCTGGCCCTCGGGCTGCTGGAGCAGAGAGTCATGCGTCAGGCCACCATGCTGGCCTACAACGACATCTCCTTCGCTTTCGGCTGTCTGTTCCTCCTGCTTCTGCCCATGATATTCCTTTTGCCCGGCCGTGCGGCCATACGGGCCGTGACCGGGGCCAAGAAGAAGTAATCGCCAACGCCGGGTCCGCGCCCCTTGCGCGGTCCGGTTCCATTCGATAGGTAACTGCCCATGACGCCAGCCATCAATGCGGCCAAGAAGGCCAAGATCAAATATACCGTCCACGAGTACGATCACGATCCCGCGGCCCCGTCCTTCGGGGTGGAGGCGGCGGAAAAGCTGGGCGTGCCACCCGAGAGGGTCTTCAAGACCCTGGTGGTGGATGCGGGCGGAACGCTTGCCGTGGCCGTGGTTCCGGTCATGTTCAAGCTCGATCTTAAGGCCGTTGCCAAGGCCCTGAACGCCAAGAAGGCTGCCATGGCCGATGTCAAAATCGTGGAGCGCACCACCGGCTACGTGGTCGGCGGGGTGTCCCCGCTGGGTCAGAAGAAGCGTCTGCCCACGGTCATCGACGCGTCCGCCGA is a window of uncultured Pseudodesulfovibrio sp. DNA encoding:
- a CDS encoding HlyD family secretion protein; protein product: MSKENESNGNVSRLKGLAARRKRLASRKTLFILGPVVLVLAVVLGYPLYVRIMTHESTDDAFVEAHVVSMSPRVAGHVAEVTVHDNQWVEKGDLLVQVDPRTFQVALDVAKARLQSANAAMQEAEAEVDAARSLVVQRNAALSSNRSELAQARAGVDEYTAGHSRDENDFKRMNEMVEAGAVSRQEYDHARAQAAVSKAKLVSARKKIDTQSAQIRQAVASAQAAEDELLQAQAVVDKRRAEASEAEAQVRQAELDLSYTRITAPCAGYVTKKSVEPGAYVQVGQQLLSVVGSDVWVVANFKETQISGMKPGQSVDIEVDAYPDVVFKGHVDSIQRGTGSRFTLLPPENATGNFIKVVQRVPVKIVLNQENGSSGYLLAPGMSVIPDVNLADGADHDGLATAMQ
- a CDS encoding DHA2 family efflux MFS transporter permease subunit, which codes for MSMYKDPEEMTPAERWTIASTVVFGAFMAVMDTSVVNVSMPHMMGSFGSDLSAITWVATSYSIAEIIMVTMSGWWSALLGRKNYYLASFALFTIGSILCGTATTFPQMIIYRVLQGIGGGALIPISQAILRETFPPAQQGMAMALYGMGVVLAPALGPICGGWLTDAWGWPWIFYINVPICALGMLLTMRFIHDPPYLRRGIRSVDWLGIGLLTVCLTGMQVVLERGNDENWFESSMIVWWTVATCVSLVILIFWELRSKEPVVNFRVLKDRNLVLGSIIGLVFGVSLFGTTFVLPQFTQRILGYPAFESGLVLAPRALVLLLCMPFAGWAFQRVGAKPLLLAGLGIIILAYYQLMQLSTTAGYLDLIPPLIIMGVGMPFMFVPLSTVSLMTVDKSQMTDASSIYTLTRRVGGNIGYSLAAVLLDRGEAIHRVYLTEHVSRLSQATQEFLARTVDALIAKGVGSVHATQLALGLLEQRVMRQATMLAYNDISFAFGCLFLLLLPMIFLLPGRAAIRAVTGAKKK
- the ybaK gene encoding Cys-tRNA(Pro) deacylase — its product is MTPAINAAKKAKIKYTVHEYDHDPAAPSFGVEAAEKLGVPPERVFKTLVVDAGGTLAVAVVPVMFKLDLKAVAKALNAKKAAMADVKIVERTTGYVVGGVSPLGQKKRLPTVIDASAEEGETLFVSGGRRGLDIELAPSDLAALTRASFAPIAR